A window of the Salarias fasciatus chromosome 7, fSalaFa1.1, whole genome shotgun sequence genome harbors these coding sequences:
- the fem1b gene encoding protein fem-1 homolog B, whose product MESLAGYVYKAASEGRVLTLAALLLNHSEAETRYLLSYVTQLAGQRSTPLIIAARNGHDKVVRLLLDHYRVNTEQTGTVRFDGYVIDGATALWCAAGAGHFEVVRLLVSHHANVNHTTITNSTPLRAACFDGRLDIVRYLVEHRADISITNKFNNTCLMIAAYKGHADVVRFLLEQGAYPNAKAHCGATALHFAAEAGHLEIVKELMCRQAAMVVNGHGMTPLKVAAESCKADVVELLLAHADCDARSRIEALELLGASFANDRENYDIQKTFQYLHMAMVERHRDPDAVIAKELPPPVEAYGGRGECRTPRELEAIRADRDALHMEGLMIRERILGSDNIDVSHPIIYRGAVYADNMEFEQCIKLWLHALRLRQKGNRNTHKDLLRFAQVFSQMVHLKEPVSARAVEQVLGCSVLEIRRSVARVDAAGEAELPQALDNYESNIFTFLYLACISTKTACGDKERAAINKHVYDLIQLDPRSRDGCSLLHLAISSATPVDDFHTNDVCSFPNAQVTKLLLDCGARVNAVDHEGNTPLHVIVQYNRPISDFLTLHAIIISLVEAGAHTDMTNKQKKTPLDKSTTGVSEILLKTQMKMSLKCLAARAVRQHQITYRNQIPKTLEEFVEFH is encoded by the exons ATGGAGTCTCTGGCCGGCTACGTGTACAAGGCGGCCAGCGAGGGCCGAGTCCTGACCCTGGCCGCCCTGCTGCTCAACCACTCCGAGGCGGAGACCCGCTACCTGCTCAGCTACGTGACCCAGCTGGCCGGCCAGAGGTCCACCCCGCTCATCATCGCGGCGCGGAACGGACACGACAAGGTGGTCCGGCTGCTCCTGGACCACTACCGGGTGAACACCGAGCAGACGGGCACGGTCCGGTTCGATGG GTACGTCATCGACGGGGCCACGGCGCTGTGGTGCGCGGCCGGAGCCGGACACTTCGAGGTGGTGCGCCTCCTGGTGAGCCACCACGCCAACGTCAACCACACCACCATCACCAACTCCACCCCGCTGCGGGCCGCCTGCTTCGACGGGCGCCTGGACATCGTGCGCTACCTGGTGGAGCACCGGGCCGACATCAGCATCACCAACAAGTTCAACAACACCTGCCTGATGATCGCCGCCTACAAGGGCCACGCGGACGTGGTCCGGTTCCTGCTGGAGCAGGGCGCCTACCCCAACGCCAAGGCGCACTGCGGCGCCACCGCGCTGCACTTCGCGGCCGAGGCCGGCCACCTGGAGATCGTCAAGGAGCTGATGTGCCGCCAGGCGGCCATGGTGGTGAACGGGCACGGCATGACGCCGCTCAAGGTGGCGGCCGAGAGCTGCAAGGCTGacgtggtggagctgctgctggcgcaCGCCGACTGCGACGCCCGCAGCCGCATCGAGgccctggagctgctgggcgCCTCCTTCGCCAACGACCGGGAGAACTACGACATCCAGAAGACGTTCCAGTACCTGCACATGGCCATGGTGGAGCGCCACCGCGACCCGGACGCCGTCATCGCCAAGGAGCTGCCGCCCCCCGTGGAGGCGTACGGCGGGCGCGGCGAGTGCCGGACGCCGCGGGAGCTGGAGGCCATCCGGGCCGACCGGGACGCCCTGCACATGGAGGGCCTGATGATCCGCGAGCGCATCCTGGGCTCGGACAACATCGACGTGTCGCACCCCATCATCTACCGCGGCGCCGTGTACGCCGACAACATGGAGTTCGAGCAGTGCATCAAGCTGTGGCTGCACGCGCTGCGCCTGCGGCAGAAGGGCAACCGCAACACGCACAAGGACCTGCTGCGCTTCGCCCAGGTCTTCTCGCAGATGGTGCACCTGAAGGAGCCGGTGTCGGCGCGCGCCGTGGAGCAGGTGCTGGGCTGCAGCGTGCTGGAGATCCGGCGCAGCGTGGCGCGGGTGGACGCCGCCGGCGAGGCCGAGCTGCCGCAGGCGCTGGACAACTACGAGTCCAACATCTTCACCTTCCTCTACCTGGCCTGCATCTCCACCAAGACCGCCTGCGGCGACAAGGAGCGCGCCGCCATCAACAAGCACGTGTACGACCTGATCCAGCTGGACCCGCGCTCGCGCGACGGCTGCTCGCTGCTGCACCTGGCCATCAGCTCCGCCACGCCCGTCGACGACTTCCACACCAACGACGTGTGCAGCTTCCCCAACGCGCAGGTCaccaagctgctgctggactgcgGCGCCCGGGTCAACGCCGTGGACCACGAGGGCAACACGCCGCTGCACGTCATCGTGCAGTACAACCGGCCCATCAGCGACTTCCTCACGCTGCACGCCATCATCATCAGCCTGGTGGAGGCCGGCGCGCACACCGACATGACCAACAAGCAGAAGAAGACGCCGCTGGACAAGAGCACCACGGGCGTGTCGGAGATCCTGCTCAAGACGCAGATGAAGATGAGCCTCAAGTGCCTGGCAGCGCGCGCCGTGCGCCAGCACCAGATCACCTACCGCAACCAGATCCCCAAGACTCTGGAGGAGTTCGTGGAGTTCCACTGA